In one window of Eleutherodactylus coqui strain aEleCoq1 chromosome 10, aEleCoq1.hap1, whole genome shotgun sequence DNA:
- the BRD3 gene encoding bromodomain-containing protein 3 isoform X3: MSAVTAAAQAPQGPVNPPPPEVTNSNKPGRKTNQLQYMQNVVVKTLWKHQFAWPFYQPVDCIKLNLPDYHKIIKNPMDMGTIKKRLENNYYWSANECMQDFNTMFTNCYIYNKSTDDIVLMAQALEKIFLQKVAQMPQEEVELLPPVPKGKGKKPTPPAAQTPVITEPEPPVEKAAPSPKPVVVERSPPKPPVVERSPPKPAVVERTSGRRAEPPMERRRERYKATTQASSISNVSPTVQLTNIAPLVSQTPVIAATPVPTITPNVTVPVATAAPQPPPAAPVPVAPVVPPAAPVVKKKGVKRKADTTTPTTSAITASRSESPVPISDPKQAKVANRRESTGRPIKPPKKDLEDGEIPQHAGKKGKLTEHLKYCDSILKEMLSKKHAAYAWPFYKPVDAEALELHDYHDIIKHPMDLSTVKKKMDGRDYMDAQAFAADIRLMFSNCYKYNPPDHEVVAMARKLQDVFEMRFAKMPDEPAEPPAPPPAAAPVVSKSMESSHTSEESSSQSDSSDSEEERATRLAELQEQLKAVHEQLAALSQAPVNKPKKKKEKKEKEKKKKDKEKEKEKEKHKMKTEEEKKIKTAQPAKPVPPKKAPAKKANSTTATTTSSTAAPTPNSKQPKKGGKQPPSANYNSEEEEEGLPMTYDEKRQLSLDINRLPGEKLGRVVHIIQSREPSLRDSNPDEIEIDFETLKPTTLRELERYVKSCLQKKQRKPFSASGKKQGVKSKEELAQEKKKELERRLQDVSGQLNNKKPAKKEKSSSGAAGGPSRLSSSSSSSESGSSSSSGSSSDSSDSE; the protein is encoded by the exons ATGTCTGCGGTGACGGCCGCGGCCCAGGCCCCCCAAGGGCCCGTGAACCCGCCTCCTCCAGAAGTCACAAACTCCAACAAACCAGGCCGCAAAACCAACCAGCTGCAGTACATGCAGAACGTGGTGGTGAAGACGCTGTGGAAGCATCAGTTCGCCTGGCCCTTCTACCAGCCCGTGGACTGCATTAAGCTGAACCTGCCA GATTACCACAAGATAATTAAGAATCCGATGGACATGGGTACAATTAAAAAGAGGCTCGAGAATAATTACTATTGGAGTGCGAATGAGTGTATGCAGGACTTCAACACCATGTTCACCAACTGTTACATCTACAACAAG TCCACAGATGACATTGTCTTAATGGCTCAAGCCTTGGAAAAGATTTTCCTTCAGAAAGTAGCACAGATGCCCCAGGAAGAGGTGGAGTTATTGCCCCCTGTGCCGAAAGGCAAAGGAAAGAAGCCGACCCCTCCGGCTGCGCAGACGCCAG TCATCACAGAACCAGAGCCTCCTGTTGAGAAGGCCGCTCCATCTCCCAAACCGGTCGTGGTGGAGCGCAGTCCTCCCAAACCACCTGTAGTGGAGCGAAGCCCTCCCAAGCCTGCCGTAGTGGAGCGTACTTCCGGAAGACGAGCTGAGCCACCTATGGAGAGGCGTCGGGAGCGATATAAAG CCACAACCCAAGCCTCCAGCATCTCCAACGTCAGCCCCACAGTCCAGCTTACCAACATCGCTCCTCTAGTGTCCCAGACGCCAGTCATCGCTGCCACTCCTGTGCCAACTATAACACCCAATGTAACGGTACCAGTTGCCACTGCTGCTCCTCAGCCGCCTCCAGCCGCACCGGTCCCAGTCGCTCCAGTTGTTCCTCCAGCAGCCCCAGTTGTTAAG aaaaaaggtgtaaaaagaaAAGCGGACACCACTACCCCCACCACATCCGCCATAACTGCCAGCCGCAGCGAGTCGCCTGTTCCAATCTCTGATCCTAAGCAAGCGAAGGTGGCAAACAGGAGAGAGAGCACTGGGCGCCCCATCAAACCACCAAAGAAGGACCTGGAGGATGGGGAGATCCCGCAGCATGCCGGCAAGAAGGGCAAACTGACCGAGCATCTGAAGTACTGCGACAGCATCCTGAAAGAGATGCTCTCCAAGAAGCATGCCGCCTACGCCTGGCCCTTCTACAAACCGGTGGACGCCGAGGCCCTGGAGCTGCATGACTACCACGATATCATCAAGCATCCCATGGACCTCAGCACTGTTAAG aaaaaaatggacggCCGGGACTACATGGATGCGCAGGCTTTCGCAGCTGACATACGGTTAATGTTCTCAAACTGTTACAAGTACAACCCTCCGGATCATGAGGTGGTGGCGATGGCCAGAAAACTCCAG GATGTATTTGAGATGAGATTTGCCAAGATGCCAGATGAGCCGGCAGAACCTCCCGCCCCTCCTCCGGCTGCGGCGCCGGTGGTCAGTAAGAGCATGGAGAGCAGTCACACCAGTGAGGAGAGCTCCTCGCAGTCCGATAGTTCAGACTCGGAAGAGGAGCGCGCCACGCGGCTGGCTGAgctgcaggagcag CTGAAGGCTGTACACGAGCAGCTGGCTGCGTTGTCCCAGGCGCCCGTCAATAAaccaaagaagaagaaagagaagaaggagaaggaaaagaagaaaaaggacaaagagaaagagaaggagaaggaaaagcaCAAGATGAAAACCGAAGAGGAGAAAAAGATAAAGACAGCGCAGCCAGCCAAGCCAGTCCCTCCAAAAAAGGCTCCAGCCAAGAAGGCAAACAGCACGACCGCGACCACTACATCCAGCACAGCCGCCCCCACCCCAAACAG TAAGCAGCCGAAAAAAGGTGGAAAACAGCCTCCATCCGCAAACTATAactctgaagaggaggaggagggtttgccTATGACTTACGACGAAAAGCGGCAGCTCAGCCTGGACATCAACCGGCTCCCAGGGGAGAAACTGGGCCGTGTGGTTCACATTATACAATCCCGAGAACCTTCTCTAAGAGACTCCAACCCAGACGAGATCGAAATTGACTTTGAAACCTTGAAACCGACAACCCTGCGGGAGCTGGAGCGATACGTCAAGTCCTGTTtacagaagaagcagagaaaACCTTTCT CAGCGTCGGGGAAGAAGCAAGGTGTAAAGTCCAAGGAGGAGTTGGCTCAGGAAAAGAAAAAGGAGCTGGAGAGGAGACTCCAGGATGTGAGCGGCCAATTAAATAACAAGAAACCCGCGAAAAAAG AGAAGTCCAGCTCGGGGGCGGCAGGAGGACCCTCTCGGCTCAGCAGTAGTAGTAGTTCATCAGAATCCGGCAGCAGTAGTTCCAGCGGATCCAGTTCAGACAGCAGTGACTCTGAGTAA
- the BRD3 gene encoding bromodomain-containing protein 3 isoform X4 — protein MSAVTAAAQAPQGPVNPPPPEVTNSNKPGRKTNQLQYMQNVVVKTLWKHQFAWPFYQPVDCIKLNLPDYHKIIKNPMDMGTIKKRLENNYYWSANECMQDFNTMFTNCYIYNKSTDDIVLMAQALEKIFLQKVAQMPQEEVELLPPVPKGKGKKPTPPAAQTPVITEPEPPVEKAAPSPKPVVVERSPPKPPVVERSPPKPAVVERTSGRRAEPPMERRRERYKATTQASSISNVSPTVQLTNIAPLVSQTPVIAATPVPTITPNVTVPVATAAPQPPPAAPVPVAPVVPPAAPVVKKKGVKRKADTTTPTTSAITASRSESPVPISDPKQAKVANRRESTGRPIKPPKKDLEDGEIPQHAGKKGKLTEHLKYCDSILKEMLSKKHAAYAWPFYKPVDAEALELHDYHDIIKHPMDLSTVKKKMDGRDYMDAQAFAADIRLMFSNCYKYNPPDHEVVAMARKLQDVFEMRFAKMPDEPAEPPAPPPAAAPVVSKSMESSHTSEESSSQSDSSDSEEERATRLAELQEQLKAVHEQLAALSQAPVNKPKKKKEKKEKEKKKKDKEKEKEKEKHKMKTEEEKKIKTAQPAKPVPPKKAPAKKANSTTATTTSSTAAPTPNSKQPKKGGKQPPSANYNSEEEEEGLPMTYDEKRQLSLDINRLPGEKLGRVVHIIQSREPSLRDSNPDEIEIDFETLKPTTLRELERYVKSCLQKKQRKPFSSGKKQGVKSKEELAQEKKKELERRLQDVSGQLNNKKPAKKEKSSSGAAGGPSRLSSSSSSSESGSSSSSGSSSDSSDSE, from the exons ATGTCTGCGGTGACGGCCGCGGCCCAGGCCCCCCAAGGGCCCGTGAACCCGCCTCCTCCAGAAGTCACAAACTCCAACAAACCAGGCCGCAAAACCAACCAGCTGCAGTACATGCAGAACGTGGTGGTGAAGACGCTGTGGAAGCATCAGTTCGCCTGGCCCTTCTACCAGCCCGTGGACTGCATTAAGCTGAACCTGCCA GATTACCACAAGATAATTAAGAATCCGATGGACATGGGTACAATTAAAAAGAGGCTCGAGAATAATTACTATTGGAGTGCGAATGAGTGTATGCAGGACTTCAACACCATGTTCACCAACTGTTACATCTACAACAAG TCCACAGATGACATTGTCTTAATGGCTCAAGCCTTGGAAAAGATTTTCCTTCAGAAAGTAGCACAGATGCCCCAGGAAGAGGTGGAGTTATTGCCCCCTGTGCCGAAAGGCAAAGGAAAGAAGCCGACCCCTCCGGCTGCGCAGACGCCAG TCATCACAGAACCAGAGCCTCCTGTTGAGAAGGCCGCTCCATCTCCCAAACCGGTCGTGGTGGAGCGCAGTCCTCCCAAACCACCTGTAGTGGAGCGAAGCCCTCCCAAGCCTGCCGTAGTGGAGCGTACTTCCGGAAGACGAGCTGAGCCACCTATGGAGAGGCGTCGGGAGCGATATAAAG CCACAACCCAAGCCTCCAGCATCTCCAACGTCAGCCCCACAGTCCAGCTTACCAACATCGCTCCTCTAGTGTCCCAGACGCCAGTCATCGCTGCCACTCCTGTGCCAACTATAACACCCAATGTAACGGTACCAGTTGCCACTGCTGCTCCTCAGCCGCCTCCAGCCGCACCGGTCCCAGTCGCTCCAGTTGTTCCTCCAGCAGCCCCAGTTGTTAAG aaaaaaggtgtaaaaagaaAAGCGGACACCACTACCCCCACCACATCCGCCATAACTGCCAGCCGCAGCGAGTCGCCTGTTCCAATCTCTGATCCTAAGCAAGCGAAGGTGGCAAACAGGAGAGAGAGCACTGGGCGCCCCATCAAACCACCAAAGAAGGACCTGGAGGATGGGGAGATCCCGCAGCATGCCGGCAAGAAGGGCAAACTGACCGAGCATCTGAAGTACTGCGACAGCATCCTGAAAGAGATGCTCTCCAAGAAGCATGCCGCCTACGCCTGGCCCTTCTACAAACCGGTGGACGCCGAGGCCCTGGAGCTGCATGACTACCACGATATCATCAAGCATCCCATGGACCTCAGCACTGTTAAG aaaaaaatggacggCCGGGACTACATGGATGCGCAGGCTTTCGCAGCTGACATACGGTTAATGTTCTCAAACTGTTACAAGTACAACCCTCCGGATCATGAGGTGGTGGCGATGGCCAGAAAACTCCAG GATGTATTTGAGATGAGATTTGCCAAGATGCCAGATGAGCCGGCAGAACCTCCCGCCCCTCCTCCGGCTGCGGCGCCGGTGGTCAGTAAGAGCATGGAGAGCAGTCACACCAGTGAGGAGAGCTCCTCGCAGTCCGATAGTTCAGACTCGGAAGAGGAGCGCGCCACGCGGCTGGCTGAgctgcaggagcag CTGAAGGCTGTACACGAGCAGCTGGCTGCGTTGTCCCAGGCGCCCGTCAATAAaccaaagaagaagaaagagaagaaggagaaggaaaagaagaaaaaggacaaagagaaagagaaggagaaggaaaagcaCAAGATGAAAACCGAAGAGGAGAAAAAGATAAAGACAGCGCAGCCAGCCAAGCCAGTCCCTCCAAAAAAGGCTCCAGCCAAGAAGGCAAACAGCACGACCGCGACCACTACATCCAGCACAGCCGCCCCCACCCCAAACAG TAAGCAGCCGAAAAAAGGTGGAAAACAGCCTCCATCCGCAAACTATAactctgaagaggaggaggagggtttgccTATGACTTACGACGAAAAGCGGCAGCTCAGCCTGGACATCAACCGGCTCCCAGGGGAGAAACTGGGCCGTGTGGTTCACATTATACAATCCCGAGAACCTTCTCTAAGAGACTCCAACCCAGACGAGATCGAAATTGACTTTGAAACCTTGAAACCGACAACCCTGCGGGAGCTGGAGCGATACGTCAAGTCCTGTTtacagaagaagcagagaaaACCTTTCT CGTCGGGGAAGAAGCAAGGTGTAAAGTCCAAGGAGGAGTTGGCTCAGGAAAAGAAAAAGGAGCTGGAGAGGAGACTCCAGGATGTGAGCGGCCAATTAAATAACAAGAAACCCGCGAAAAAAG AGAAGTCCAGCTCGGGGGCGGCAGGAGGACCCTCTCGGCTCAGCAGTAGTAGTAGTTCATCAGAATCCGGCAGCAGTAGTTCCAGCGGATCCAGTTCAGACAGCAGTGACTCTGAGTAA